A stretch of Methylogaea oryzae DNA encodes these proteins:
- the sufB gene encoding Fe-S cluster assembly protein SufB: MAATADTIEKLISQEYKQGFVTDLEADTFPPGLNEDVIRALSAKKQEPEWLLEWRLEAYRHWLTMAEPTWAQVQYAPIDYQAISYYSAPKKAQGPKSLDEVDPKLLETYEKLGVPLHERAKLAGVAVDAVFDSVSVATTFREKLAEAGVLFCPISEAVREYPELVKQYLGSVVPTGDNFYAALNSAVFTDGSFVYIPKGVRCPMELSTYFRINAANTGQFERTLIIADEGSHVSYLEGCTAPMRDENQLHAAVVELVAMDNAQIKYSTVQNWYPGDEEGRGGIYNFVTKRGECRGANSKISWTQVETGSAITWKYPSCVLKGDNSVGEFYSVALTNHRQQADTGTKMIHIGKNTRSTIVSKGISAGRAQNTYRGLVKVLKSAENARNHTQCDSLLIGDKCGAHTFPYVEVKQPSATVEHEATTAKISADQLFFCQQRGLSTEDAVGMIVNGFCKEVFKELPMEFAVEAQNLLGVSLEGSVG; encoded by the coding sequence ATGGCCGCTACCGCCGACACCATCGAAAAACTCATCAGCCAAGAATACAAGCAGGGCTTCGTCACCGACCTGGAGGCGGATACCTTTCCGCCCGGCCTCAACGAGGACGTGATCCGCGCCCTGTCCGCCAAGAAACAGGAGCCGGAATGGCTGCTGGAATGGCGCTTGGAGGCCTACCGCCATTGGCTGACTATGGCCGAACCGACCTGGGCGCAGGTGCAGTACGCGCCCATCGACTACCAGGCCATCAGCTACTACTCCGCGCCGAAAAAAGCCCAGGGTCCGAAAAGCCTGGACGAAGTGGATCCCAAGCTGCTGGAAACCTACGAAAAACTCGGCGTGCCCCTGCACGAGCGGGCCAAGCTGGCCGGCGTGGCGGTGGACGCGGTGTTCGATTCCGTGTCGGTGGCCACCACTTTTCGCGAAAAGCTGGCGGAGGCCGGCGTGCTGTTCTGCCCCATTTCCGAAGCGGTGCGCGAATACCCGGAACTGGTGAAACAGTACCTGGGCTCGGTGGTGCCCACCGGCGACAATTTCTACGCGGCGCTCAATTCCGCCGTGTTCACCGACGGCTCCTTCGTCTACATCCCCAAGGGCGTGCGCTGCCCGATGGAGCTTTCGACTTACTTCCGCATCAACGCCGCCAACACCGGCCAGTTCGAGCGCACCCTCATCATCGCCGACGAAGGCAGCCACGTCAGCTACCTGGAAGGCTGCACCGCCCCCATGCGCGACGAAAACCAGCTGCACGCCGCGGTGGTGGAGCTGGTGGCCATGGACAACGCCCAGATCAAGTATTCCACCGTGCAGAACTGGTATCCCGGCGACGAGGAAGGCCGCGGCGGCATCTACAACTTCGTCACCAAGCGCGGCGAGTGCCGCGGCGCCAACTCGAAGATTTCCTGGACCCAGGTGGAAACCGGCTCGGCCATCACCTGGAAGTATCCCAGCTGTGTGTTGAAGGGAGACAACTCGGTGGGCGAGTTCTACTCGGTGGCCCTCACCAACCACCGCCAGCAGGCCGATACCGGGACCAAGATGATCCACATCGGCAAGAACACCCGCAGCACCATCGTCTCCAAGGGCATTTCCGCCGGCCGTGCGCAGAACACCTACCGCGGCCTGGTGAAAGTGCTGAAGAGCGCTGAGAACGCCCGAAACCATACCCAGTGCGATTCCCTGCTGATCGGCGATAAGTGCGGCGCCCACACTTTCCCCTACGTGGAGGTGAAGCAGCCCAGCGCCACCGTGGAGCACGAAGCCACCACCGCCAAGATCAGCGCCGACCAGCTGTTCTTCTGCCAGCAGCGCGGGCTGTCCACCGAGGACGCGGTGGGCATGATCGTCAACGGCTTCTGCAAGGAAGTGTTCAAGGAGCTGCCCATGGAATTCGCCGTGGAAGCGCAGAACCTGTTGGGCGTGAGCCTGGAAGGCAGCGTGGGATGA
- the recJ gene encoding single-stranded-DNA-specific exonuclease RecJ: MTPPAKSKRIVRRPVDDGGGRFSDLHPVIRRIYLARHIGSPDDLDRSLESLPPPQALSGMDAMAGLLAEAVMDDRRLLVVADFDADGATACAVAVRGLRLLGARQVDYLVPNRFEFGYGLTPEIVAIAAERKPDYIITVDNGIASLEGVAAARQAGIGVLVTDHHLPGAELPEADAIVNPNLPGDAFPSKALAGVGVMFYVLIAVRARLRDAGWFNQKSMAAPNLACLLDLVALGTVADVVQLDRINRVLVHQGVQRIRAGKAHAGVLALLETAKRNPAQLRAADLGFAVAPRLNAAGRLEDMALGIECLLTDDAEAARDMAGRLDALNLERRTIEDKMKAEAFQLMKQGDWLKGAGEQPVVCLFDEGWHQGVIGILASRIKERLHRPVIAFAPSGDNEIKGSARSVAGIHIRDLLSDVAAAYPGLLQKFGGHAMAAGLTLRRSDYPVFVEALAQVAARQLQGWQAEDTVYTDGALEHGDFLLQFAEQLQAAGPWGQGFPEPCFDGVFDVEQVRVMAEKHLRFVLALPGSGRRVDGVAFHVDDPGQWLGCERVRLAYRLDVNEYRNARSLQLLVDYLEPC; encoded by the coding sequence GTGACGCCGCCGGCTAAAAGCAAGCGCATCGTCCGCCGCCCGGTGGACGATGGCGGCGGCCGTTTTTCCGACCTCCATCCCGTCATCCGGCGCATCTACCTGGCGCGCCATATCGGTTCGCCGGACGATCTGGACCGTTCCCTAGAAAGTTTGCCGCCGCCGCAAGCGCTGTCCGGCATGGACGCCATGGCGGGATTGCTGGCCGAGGCGGTGATGGACGACCGGCGCTTGCTGGTGGTGGCCGATTTCGACGCCGACGGCGCCACCGCTTGCGCCGTGGCGGTGCGGGGGCTGCGCCTGCTGGGCGCTAGGCAGGTGGATTACCTGGTGCCCAACCGCTTCGAATTCGGCTACGGCCTCACGCCGGAAATCGTCGCCATCGCCGCCGAACGCAAACCCGACTACATCATCACCGTGGACAACGGCATCGCCAGTCTGGAGGGCGTGGCGGCGGCCCGGCAAGCGGGGATCGGCGTGCTGGTCACCGACCACCACCTGCCTGGCGCGGAGTTGCCCGAGGCCGATGCCATCGTCAACCCCAACCTGCCGGGCGACGCCTTCCCCAGCAAGGCCCTGGCCGGGGTGGGCGTGATGTTTTACGTGCTCATCGCTGTGCGGGCGCGCTTGCGGGACGCCGGCTGGTTTAACCAAAAGAGTATGGCCGCGCCCAATCTGGCGTGTCTTCTGGATTTGGTGGCCCTGGGCACGGTGGCGGACGTGGTGCAGCTGGACCGCATCAACCGGGTGCTGGTGCACCAGGGCGTGCAGCGCATCCGCGCCGGCAAGGCTCATGCCGGCGTGCTGGCTTTGCTGGAAACGGCCAAGCGCAACCCCGCCCAGTTGCGCGCCGCGGACCTGGGCTTCGCCGTGGCGCCGCGCCTCAACGCCGCCGGCCGTTTGGAAGACATGGCCTTGGGTATCGAATGCCTGTTGACCGACGACGCCGAGGCGGCGCGCGACATGGCGGGCCGTCTGGACGCGCTCAACCTTGAGCGGCGTACCATCGAGGACAAAATGAAGGCCGAAGCCTTCCAGCTGATGAAGCAGGGCGATTGGCTGAAGGGCGCTGGCGAGCAGCCGGTGGTGTGCCTGTTCGACGAAGGCTGGCACCAGGGCGTGATCGGCATCCTCGCCTCCCGCATCAAAGAGCGCCTGCATCGGCCGGTGATTGCTTTCGCCCCCAGCGGCGATAACGAGATCAAGGGCTCGGCTCGGTCCGTGGCCGGCATTCACATCCGCGATTTGCTGAGCGACGTGGCGGCGGCCTATCCGGGCCTGCTGCAAAAATTCGGCGGCCACGCCATGGCGGCGGGGCTGACGTTGCGCCGCAGCGATTACCCCGTTTTCGTGGAAGCCTTGGCGCAAGTGGCGGCGCGCCAGCTGCAAGGCTGGCAGGCCGAGGATACGGTCTACACCGACGGAGCCTTGGAGCACGGCGATTTCTTGCTGCAATTCGCCGAGCAATTGCAGGCGGCCGGGCCTTGGGGGCAAGGGTTTCCCGAACCCTGTTTCGACGGCGTGTTCGACGTGGAGCAGGTGCGCGTGATGGCGGAGAAGCATCTGCGCTTCGTATTGGCTTTGCCCGGATCCGGGCGGCGGGTGGACGGGGTGGCGTTCCATGTGGACGACCCCGGCCAGTGGCTGGGCTGCGAGCGCGTGCGCTTGGCTTATCGCCTGGACGTCAACGAATATCGCAACGCCCGCAGCCTACAATTGCTGGTGGATTATCTGGAGCCTTGCTGA
- the sufC gene encoding Fe-S cluster assembly ATPase SufC: MLKIENLQARVDDKSILKGINLTVKPGEVHAIMGPNGSGKSTLSNVLAGRDAYEVTGGSVEFNGKNLLELAPEERAREGVFLAFQYPVEIPGVSNIYLLKAALNAVRKHQGLPPVDAMDFLKIIKEKVKLVEMDERFLYRAVNEGFSGGEKKRNEILQMAVLEPKLCILDETDSGLDIDALKIVSDGVNSLRSPERSFILVTHYQRLLDYIKPDYVHVLAHGRIVKSGGPELALELEEQGYGWVEQQILAGA, translated from the coding sequence ATGTTGAAAATCGAAAACCTCCAAGCCCGCGTCGACGACAAATCCATTCTCAAGGGCATCAACCTCACGGTTAAGCCCGGCGAGGTGCACGCCATCATGGGGCCCAACGGTTCCGGCAAAAGCACCCTGTCCAACGTGCTGGCCGGGCGGGATGCCTATGAAGTGACCGGCGGCAGCGTGGAGTTCAACGGCAAGAACCTGCTGGAACTGGCGCCGGAAGAGCGCGCCCGCGAAGGGGTGTTCCTGGCGTTCCAGTACCCGGTGGAAATCCCCGGCGTCAGCAACATCTATCTGCTGAAAGCCGCCCTCAACGCCGTGCGCAAGCACCAGGGGCTGCCGCCGGTGGACGCCATGGACTTCCTCAAGATCATCAAGGAGAAGGTCAAGCTGGTGGAAATGGACGAGCGCTTCCTCTACCGGGCGGTGAACGAAGGCTTTTCCGGCGGCGAAAAGAAGCGCAACGAAATCCTGCAAATGGCGGTGCTCGAGCCCAAGCTGTGCATCCTCGACGAGACCGACTCGGGGCTGGACATCGACGCGTTGAAAATCGTATCAGATGGGGTCAATTCGCTGCGCTCGCCGGAACGCTCCTTCATCCTGGTGACCCACTACCAGCGCCTGCTGGACTACATCAAGCCCGATTACGTGCACGTGCTGGCCCACGGCCGCATCGTCAAGTCCGGTGGGCCGGAACTGGCCCTGGAGCTGGAAGAGCAGGGCTACGGCTGGGTGGAACAGCAAATCCTCGCGGGAGCCTGA
- the sufD gene encoding Fe-S cluster assembly protein SufD, whose protein sequence is MAAADYVNSFESLAPSLPGQGLAWLQQLRSEALARFSAGGFPSPREEEWKYTNVAAIERKRFVPVAAAVSVSEPQGLAEWLLPDAYRMVFVDGRWQAGLSSLPVEAGGLAALLEAEPSRVESLLGGALQGESHGFIHFNTAWFSDGAVLHLPAGCKLDKPLQLLFHGATADAMAVLRNLIVLEAGAEAEIVETYTGTADAAYLTAAVNEIVLGEGAKLTLTKLQSEAAKSFHFGGNYVRQAKTSLFEHHSFAFGGLLARTEVHASLSQGCDCQLNGLFLAQGQQHLDNHLRVDHRQPDAVSRESYKGILDGRARGVFQGRVVVHEQAQHSDAAMSNRNLLLSQDAEIDTKPQLEIYADDVKCAHGVTIGQLDEESIFFLKARGLDETEARALLTFAFANERVDAVANDALRRQIRQQLVTRFAGATVERDWL, encoded by the coding sequence ATGGCCGCAGCGGATTACGTCAACAGTTTCGAATCCCTGGCGCCCAGCCTGCCGGGCCAAGGTTTGGCTTGGCTGCAACAGCTGCGCAGCGAGGCCCTCGCGCGCTTCTCCGCCGGCGGCTTCCCCTCGCCGCGCGAGGAAGAGTGGAAGTACACCAATGTGGCGGCAATTGAGCGCAAGCGATTTGTGCCGGTTGCCGCCGCCGTTTCAGTGTCCGAGCCGCAAGGACTGGCCGAATGGCTGCTGCCGGATGCCTATCGCATGGTGTTCGTGGACGGCCGTTGGCAGGCCGGGCTTTCCTCGCTGCCGGTCGAGGCGGGCGGCTTGGCGGCACTGCTGGAAGCGGAACCCTCCCGCGTCGAATCCTTGCTGGGCGGGGCTCTGCAAGGCGAGTCCCACGGCTTCATCCACTTCAATACCGCCTGGTTCAGCGATGGCGCCGTGCTGCACCTGCCCGCCGGCTGCAAGCTGGACAAGCCGCTGCAACTCCTGTTCCACGGCGCAACGGCCGACGCCATGGCGGTGCTGCGCAACCTCATCGTGCTGGAAGCCGGCGCCGAGGCCGAAATCGTCGAAACCTACACCGGCACGGCCGATGCCGCTTACCTTACGGCTGCCGTCAACGAGATCGTTCTGGGCGAGGGCGCCAAGCTGACCCTCACCAAGCTGCAAAGCGAGGCGGCCAAGTCGTTCCACTTCGGCGGCAACTACGTGCGCCAGGCCAAGACTTCGCTATTCGAGCACCACAGCTTCGCTTTCGGCGGCCTGCTGGCCCGCACCGAGGTCCACGCCAGCCTGTCCCAGGGCTGCGACTGCCAGCTCAACGGCCTGTTCCTGGCCCAGGGCCAACAACATCTGGACAACCACCTCCGCGTCGATCACCGCCAGCCGGACGCCGTCAGCCGCGAAAGCTACAAGGGCATCCTGGACGGCCGCGCCCGCGGCGTGTTCCAGGGCCGGGTGGTGGTGCACGAGCAGGCCCAGCACAGCGACGCGGCCATGAGCAACCGCAACCTGCTGTTGTCGCAAGACGCGGAAATCGACACCAAGCCGCAGTTGGAAATCTACGCCGACGACGTGAAATGCGCCCACGGCGTCACCATCGGCCAGTTGGACGAGGAGTCCATCTTCTTCCTCAAGGCGCGCGGCCTGGACGAAACCGAAGCGCGGGCGCTGTTGACCTTCGCCTTCGCCAACGAGCGGGTGGACGCCGTCGCCAACGATGCCCTGCGCCGGCAAATTCGCCAACAACTGGTGACGCGGTTTGCCGGCGCTACCGTCGAAAGGGACTGGCTTTGA
- the thrC gene encoding threonine synthase, which translates to MAASKRYTGLIEHYRARLPVSDTTRLISLGEGNTPLIRLENIPRLVGKDVEIFVKYEGLNPTGSFKDRGMTMAVTKAVEEGSRAIICASTGNTSAAAAAYAVRAGITAFVLIPDGKIAMGKLAQAMMYGAVIIQIRGNFDEGMRLVKEVADHAPVTIVNSINPFRIEGQKTAAFEIVDELGDAPDYHCLPVGNAGNITAYWKGYSEYAADGIAKKRPVMVGYQAAGSAPFVLGHMVDNPETVATAIRIGHPQSWDKAWTVQKESAGWFDKFSDADILAAQKMLSEHEGVFCEPASATSLAGALADLKSGKIPEGSRIVCTLTGNGLKDPDTAIGQCTAKPVTVDAQLDAVKAAILAGL; encoded by the coding sequence ATGGCCGCCTCCAAGCGTTACACCGGACTCATCGAACACTACCGCGCCCGCCTGCCGGTGAGCGACACCACCCGCCTCATCAGTTTGGGCGAAGGCAACACGCCTTTGATCCGCTTGGAGAACATTCCGCGCCTGGTGGGCAAGGACGTGGAGATTTTCGTGAAGTACGAGGGGCTCAACCCCACCGGTTCCTTCAAGGACCGCGGCATGACCATGGCGGTGACCAAGGCGGTGGAAGAGGGCAGCCGTGCCATCATCTGCGCCTCCACCGGCAATACCTCGGCCGCCGCCGCCGCCTATGCGGTGCGTGCCGGCATCACCGCTTTCGTGCTGATTCCCGACGGCAAGATCGCCATGGGCAAGCTGGCCCAGGCCATGATGTACGGCGCGGTCATCATCCAGATTCGCGGCAACTTCGACGAAGGCATGCGCTTGGTGAAGGAAGTGGCCGACCACGCGCCGGTGACCATCGTCAACTCCATCAACCCGTTCCGCATCGAAGGCCAGAAGACCGCCGCTTTCGAAATCGTCGACGAACTGGGCGACGCTCCCGACTACCACTGTCTGCCGGTGGGCAATGCCGGCAACATCACCGCTTACTGGAAGGGCTACAGCGAGTACGCGGCGGACGGCATCGCCAAAAAGCGGCCGGTGATGGTGGGTTACCAGGCGGCCGGTTCCGCCCCATTCGTGCTGGGCCACATGGTGGACAACCCGGAAACCGTCGCCACCGCCATCCGCATCGGCCACCCGCAGAGCTGGGACAAGGCCTGGACCGTGCAGAAGGAGTCCGCCGGCTGGTTCGACAAGTTCAGCGACGCCGATATCCTGGCGGCGCAGAAGATGTTGTCGGAGCACGAAGGCGTGTTCTGCGAGCCGGCTTCCGCCACCTCCCTGGCCGGCGCCTTGGCCGACTTGAAGTCCGGCAAGATCCCCGAAGGCAGTCGCATCGTCTGCACCCTCACCGGCAACGGCCTGAAAGATCCCGACACCGCCATCGGCCAGTGCACCGCCAAGCCGGTGACGGTGGACGCGCAGCTGGACGCCGTCAAGGCCGCTATCCTGGCGGGCCTATAG
- a CDS encoding antibiotic biosynthesis monooxygenase family protein — MTAEPVINTRPPYYAVIFTSVRTEGDNDYAATAARVLELARQQPGFLGVENARSELGLSVSYWGSLEAIDAWREQIDHAQAKSKAGDWYSGYRVRICKVEQEYGR; from the coding sequence TTGACCGCCGAGCCGGTGATTAACACCCGCCCGCCTTATTACGCGGTGATTTTCACTTCGGTGCGCACCGAAGGGGACAACGACTATGCGGCGACCGCCGCACGGGTGCTGGAGCTGGCTCGGCAACAACCGGGCTTTCTCGGCGTGGAAAACGCCCGCAGCGAACTGGGCCTGTCGGTTTCCTATTGGGGCAGCCTGGAAGCCATCGACGCTTGGCGCGAACAGATCGACCACGCCCAGGCCAAGTCGAAAGCGGGCGACTGGTACAGCGGTTACCGAGTAAGAATTTGCAAAGTGGAGCAAGAATATGGCCGTTGA
- a CDS encoding late competence development ComFB family protein produces the protein MHYKNLFGNEELENLSEELVFRELYKIIERDRPDWGNNMDMLLDIAAITLNRVPAKYVTRFVEKHLPREHHQEERLALHAQVMEELPKAIECVVARPRRPEDRD, from the coding sequence ATGCATTATAAAAATCTGTTCGGCAACGAGGAGCTGGAAAACCTGAGCGAGGAGCTGGTTTTCCGCGAGCTTTACAAGATCATCGAACGCGACCGGCCGGACTGGGGAAACAATATGGACATGCTGCTGGATATCGCCGCCATCACCCTCAACCGCGTCCCCGCCAAGTACGTGACGCGTTTTGTGGAAAAGCACTTGCCGCGGGAACACCATCAAGAGGAACGCCTCGCCCTCCACGCCCAGGTTATGGAGGAGCTGCCCAAAGCCATCGAGTGCGTCGTGGCGCGGCCGCGGCGCCCGGAAGACAGGGACTAG
- a CDS encoding SUF system Fe-S cluster assembly regulator, producing the protein MIRISKLTDYAFIVLGHMARGRAEVYAAAELADGTGIAMPTVSKVLKSLTRAGVVRSSRGAHGGYALSRPAEETSVATVIYALEGPIAITECGVDDHRCNQSDSCHAQGNWSVINRAIRNALESVSLAELSRPVAAEEISIPLHRVARRRPAELAE; encoded by the coding sequence GTGATACGCATCAGCAAATTGACCGACTATGCCTTCATCGTCCTCGGCCATATGGCCAGGGGACGGGCCGAAGTTTACGCGGCGGCGGAGCTGGCGGACGGCACCGGCATCGCCATGCCCACGGTGAGCAAAGTGCTCAAGTCCTTGACCCGCGCCGGCGTCGTGCGCTCGTCGCGCGGCGCCCACGGCGGCTATGCGCTGAGCCGCCCGGCCGAAGAAACCTCCGTCGCCACCGTGATCTATGCTTTGGAAGGCCCCATCGCCATCACTGAATGCGGCGTCGACGACCACCGTTGCAACCAATCGGACTCCTGTCATGCCCAGGGCAATTGGAGCGTGATCAACCGGGCCATTCGCAACGCCCTCGAATCCGTGTCCTTGGCGGAGTTGAGCAGGCCCGTCGCAGCAGAAGAAATCTCCATCCCCTTGCACCGCGTGGCGCGCCGCCGCCCCGCCGAATTAGCCGAGTAA